Within the Oncorhynchus masou masou isolate Uvic2021 chromosome 1, UVic_Omas_1.1, whole genome shotgun sequence genome, the region cgtctcaattttggagggagttttgccgtttgattggggcttccgtcagtctctcgtccggctttcatccccagtctaacggtcaagccgaacgggccaatcagactgttggtcgcattttacgcagtctttcttttcgtaaccctgcgtcttggtcagaacagctcccctgggcagagtacgcccacaactcgcttccctcgtctgctaccggtctatccccttttcagtgtagtctcgggtaccagcctccgctgttctcatctcagctcgccgagtcctgcgtcccctccgctcaggcttttgtccagcgttgcgagcgcacctggaagggggtcaggtcggcactttgccgtaatagggcgcagactgtgagggccgctaatagcgtaggaccaagagtcctagatattgttgcggtcagagagtatggctctccactcagaaccttccccttaagacagcttctcgcaagttggccccgcggttcattggtccgttccgtatttcccaggtcattaatcctgtcgcagtgcaacttcttctcccgcgctatcttcgtcgcgttcacccggtcttccatgtctcctgtgttaagcccgttcttcgcaccccgctcgtccctcccccccatccttgtcgagggcgcacccatctacagggttcgtaagattttggacatgcgccctcggggccgtggtcatcagtacctagtggattgggaggggtacggtcctgaggagaggagttgggttccctctcgggacgtgctggaccgttcgctgatcgatgatttcctccgttgccgccaggtttcctcctcgaatgcgccaggaggcgctcggtgagtgggggggggtactgtcatgtcttgttatgtctgttcctgtcctttctcttcattctctctctctgctggtctttttaggttaccttctctgtctctcatccctcagctgttctacatttcccctaactagctcattctctctttccccacctgttctctcttccccctctgattaggtctctatttctttctctgttcctgctactttcagtgtctgattctcgtttgtgttttttgatgccagaagcaagctgtcgtctcgtttgcttccaccttgtcctgtcctgttggagtctgcatggcaggtgcatcctgcattatactacgttcttttgttccattgactacgttggaagaggatttatgccattcctgttttttattaaagaactctgttttctgttaaaaccgcgtttgggtcttcactcaagttcataacaataaCCCTTCTCTATTCACCTCATTTTATATAGTgctttatatattttatatagtgCTCTGTAACACAAGTCATACTGTCTTCAAATTCCTCCTCTTCACATTTACAAATGAATATGCATTGAACAGGTATATACTATATCAGTATTACTACTGAATGTAAACAACACAAAGCAACCTTGACTAAGAACAGGCCTGAAATAACAGTCTTTGTCCCATTCATGTCCAGTACAGCTTGATGAGTTGCTATCCAGGATGGAGTGTGTGATGTACAGTAGACCTACCTGGGTTGAAGAGAACGATGGCTCGAAGGCACCCTAACTCAGACTTGTCCATCAGCATGTCTCGCATTTTCGACACAAGCTCAGTCAGCACTCTGTGCAGGTAAAACAAGCTACTTTAATATACTGACAACATTCCTCTGATAGCCTTGGATGTGTCGCTGTTTGAATTCATGGCCCCAACAACTCTTCAGAGACAAAATATTCACATTAATTCATCGCTCTGCAAGCATCACAAATGCACAAAATGTTGCATGTCAGAtgaaatctgagggaaatattcATGATCCTACATCAAACCTTCTCAAAAGGTTTGGATTCGAAAGCATGCAAGCATAATTAGGCCAGATTTTGCAATAATAAGGCAATGAGCAATGAGCATGTAATGAGCTTGAAAAACCCATAGAATTTTGAGGAAAATTGAGTTTGTTAACAGTAACACTTTAAATCTTACTTTAACTGTAATTATATGATAGTACTCAATCCACTATAAGGTCGATTATACAAGTATCCAATGGTACCAATGAATGGACTAACTGTGATGATGAGGATCTGTGAGCCAGGCTGTAAGTGTTTACCTGTCAAAGATGGACCCCACCCCTGCACTGTGGGCGCTGTTGCGATGCAGTTGGAGtccgtttgctagcagaatgctGTCGTTCACAGTGATGGAGCGATGGGAGAAAGAAGCTATGAGGAGCTCATTCCACcctgaggggtagagagggaaacaTCTAACTGGGTCATATTCATTAAGGCATGCAATGGGAAATGTTACAAAATATAAatgagcatttcttattggataaGTTCAAACATCCCCTCCTTGTTCCGGTCCGTTTGGAGCCTAATGAATATGGCCTTGGTAAATGGTGGGACATCAAGTAAAAGGCAAGTAAATCCCAGTTGTCAGAGCTGCTCAGTTTTGATTTCCCCTTACAGGATTGACCACAGCAGATGAGATCAGACGATACCTGCTCTTAGGAGGATGACCTGGTCGTCCAGGGCCAGCTCTGAGAAGTGGGGGATCATCTTGGCCCACTCCACCAAGTTAAAGAGCTGCTTGTCTGTTGCCTGGCATATATTGGTCACAGGGTCGTTGGGCTGGGAAGACAGAGTGGAAGTCAGGGGGTCAAGAGTTCAGAGACCTGAGCTAGAGGGATACAATGAGCTTGAGTTAAAAATGGCCTCTACCAAGGGGACTTTTCTGTGGTGGTTTCTAAAGCAAATTTGAAGAACATTCAGCTTGTGTCTCAGCTATACCTCCCCCTAGGCAGTTAGCATAAGATGGGGGAATGAGGTTGTTTTGCCAGTATGTGATATACAGTGTATGCTACTATATAGTCATAGAGTATAGTAAGTGATCAGTAATAAGTTATATAGTGTGCAGTGAACTCACTGAGTTGGTGGGCACGCCCAGGCTCCCCTTGATGCATGTCTTGGTCTTTAGCTCCACAGCGAGCTCcgcctcctctatcctctccacaGGCATGTCTTCGTTAGCACAACCTAACGAGTCCGCCTCACTCTCGCGCCTCTCCTTGGCTCTCTGGCGCTCGTCCTGCACAGCTGGGGTGAAAGCATTGAATGTAGCTTCTGTTATAGCCAGCCTCATACAACACTGTCCAGGGCCAGCTCAGAGAAGTGGGGAATGCTCTTAGCCTACTCCACCAAGGTGAAGATCTCCTTTTATAGCATGACATTTGATATGAATGGCCTCATGAAGAGTTTATGAAGGGTTCAGTAAGCTTtaaaagttatattttgtttaCAGTGGGATCAAAGTGTTAATCAGTGGTGTCTCAGTATATGAAACTATTGGCTAAGATCCAATTAAACATCAAACATGATAAACAGTACAATAAGCAGGGAAAGCATCCGTATTCCACAATTCATTTCTTCACGAGCCATGCCCTGAGGGTAGATACAGGAACTCTGCTGACAGACACTGAACCCTAGACACCGTGGTAACAGACACTGTCTCCTAGACACTGTAGTGACATACGGTGTATCCTAGACACTGTGGTGACAGACGGTGTATCCTAGACACTGTGGTGACAGAAGGTGTACCCTAGACACTGTGGTGACAGAAGGTGTACCCTAGACACTGTGGTGACAGAAGGTGTACCCTAGACACTGTGGTGACAGACGGTGTATCCTAGACACTGTGGTGACAGACGGTGTATCCTAGACACTGTGGTGACAGAAGGTGTATCCTAGACACTGTGGTGACAGACGGTATATCCTAGACAATGTGGTGACAGAGGCTGTATCCTAGACACTGTGGTGACAGAAGGTGTACCCTAGACACTGTGGTGACAGACGGTGTACCCTAGACACTGTGGTGACAGACGGTGTACCCTAGACACTGTGGTGACAGAAGGTGTACCCTAGACACTGTGGTGACAGAAGGTGTACCCTAGACACTGTGGTGACAGAAGGCGTACCCTAGACACTGGTGACAGACGGCGTACCCTAGACACTGTTCTGAAAGATGGTGTACcctataaagtgtgtgtgtgtgtgtgtgtgtgtgtgtgtgtgtgtgtgtgtgtgagtgagtgtgagtgtgagtgtgtgtgtgtggtgggttcCTATTCGGGAGCACAGCAGAGGAGTATCCTATGGAGCAAGCTAAATCTCCTCAGGGTTTTCTAAAGCTAATTAGCTTCCGGTAGCTTCACAGTCCAGCTCAGTTTTCATCCGTACTACGACAGTGGATATTGCCCATTCGCCTGCAGCTAACTCTAGCAGGCTTGTAACTGCGCGTGCATGTCGCACGTGGCTAGTTAAATGCcgaactcttcattgagacaatgctgaaacatcaatccatgggcaagtcacttaaaaaaaaaattaacacacagaaaaacatttgattaataacattttttaaaagcatttgattaataaaatatttatatCAGTCTTCTTCATCAAATGAAGGAGATGATGTCGCAatctttgagagagagagggaatctgatttcattggtcctcaaccTGTGGTTCAGACACTTCATTCAGGAGAAatggagttagccctgagttagccttCCCTGGATCAAGTTAGTTCTTAAGGATTCATTGCCATAGACATCTACCTGACATAAATGTACAGTACATGACTGGCTATCCCGAGTTGAACTCAGAGTTGATCAATGCTACCTCGCAATCTCCTCAAACCTGCTTCGTAGGATACTCTTTTGGTTGGTACATTGTGGAGGAAGTCAGTTACGTGTGTTTGcgaggggacagggacagtggaggaagcAAAGCAGCATTCTGACGTTGGTTTCACatgagtgtctgtctgtgctcACTCTTTCAGGTCATTTCCTGGAGCATACCTTCTCTCTTCATGCCCATGGCCAGACACTTCTGGTAGCGGCAGTACTGACATCGGTTGCGTTGGCGCTTGTCAATCAGACAGTCCTTGTTGTCTCGACAGGTATACGTCAGCTCTTTCCTCACTGTTCTCTTGAAGAAGCCCTTGCAACCTTCACAGCTATATACTCCATAGTGTTTACCTGCCAGAACAATACAAACAACGGTTTAGTTCTTCCCTTCATGCTTGTACAGTAGAATGACAATAATGCGCATTTTGAGATGAGGGACCCCCCAGCCTGTAGGGCCCTGTATTGGGGATCAGGGAGACGTTGTGGGGCtgttgtggggatgtttgggGTGCTGACCTGAGGCGCGGTCTCCACAGATGGCACAGATGTGTTTGTTAAAGGAGAGACAGGTGCATGTGGGCTGAGAAGGAACCTTTAGCCATCTGTTTTGGCCCAGTGGGGGTTTGATGTCCTCTGTGCTGATAATGATGCTGCTACTGGGGATCACTGGGAAGCTGAGCTGGAAACAAGCAacaaagagaacagacagacaagAGGATTAGACTGTCAAAGTGGAGACAAAGACGCTCATCTCTCTCATTcttcgcacactcacacacacacacacacacacacacacacacacacacacacacacacacacacacacacacacacacacacacacacacacacagtcttgagATCGTGTACCACAGTGATCAACAGACACCCTTTAGACAAAACTGTGTTGTGGTGATTCACATTGCATCCCCACGTTGCCAACATCCTAATTTTAGATGGGAGAATAATATGGAGAATATGAGTCCAACTCTAACAGGTAGAAAGAACAACCACATACATAAACCCAACTCAAATCTTTGTAATGAGGGTTTATTCAGGCCTCCTCTTAGACCTTAGATGCCAAATATGGACATTTGTTTTCGGGTGTCTTGGATTTTGGGGGAGAGGTTGGACATATTGAAGTGCTTTGTTTGTGCGtggaaggaccttgtgaagatgctggaggatgcaggtacaaaagtatctataaccacagtaaaacgagtcctatatcgatataacctgaaaactcgctcagcaaggaagaagccactgctctaaaaccgccataaaaaagcctgactacggtttgcaactgcacatagggacaaagcatactttcaaagttgtggcaaaatggctcaaggacaacaaattcaaggtattggagtggccatcacaaagccctgacctcaatcccatagaaaattgaAGTGCTTTGTTTGTGCGTGTATACACTGGAAATCTAGTGAAAACATAGATAGAAGGTCATCGGCAGAGGCTCAGTGTTAAAGAAACTGAAACCATGTCTGTTGTTAATTTCATATGGACCACATGGACGAGGTTGTCTTCTGGGGCCAAGTCAGAGATCTGTACATGTTGGTCACTCTCCATCTGGCTGCCATGGAGAAGCTAGTTAACCAACTCCTCTGGTGTAGTGTTGGAGGTAGACTGAGACAGCCTCTgacatggcactctattccctattcagTGCACTCACTACCTTTTATTAGGGTCCATAATGCAGTACATTTCAGACGCGCCcaaaggctgagactgggaccgCAGGGTCTTTCTAAATTCACTGTCCTGTACACACTAGACTGTATGCCTCATCACAAGACAGATCAACAGCCCTGCTCGTGGTTTATATGACACAACTACTCATCCTTCCTCTGAAAGTTTCTAACTTCACCTTCACACATTGGGAGAGGAGGGTTCACCATGGGCCACTATATAGTGTTCTAACTTAGATCTGGACATACACCACGTGGTCAAGCTGTTGCTACTTTCAACTGTCACTAGTTTCCTCTCTGACAGACGTCTGCTAAGCCCATTTAGGTGGCTAATAAAGAGCATTCAACCCATGTGGCAGACTCAAATCATAGGTGATACCATGGGGTCAGGGGTCAAAGCCTCTGACGGGCATAATGAGTCTGTATGAGATACAGACCAGACGACCGACAGAGCTCGCTTTACTAGCTGACAAGGAAGCCAACAAGACCAAATCTGCAGGTTTAATATACACACCCTCTCAATTCAGAAGCCAAATTGGACACACTGTATATATGTCCCCAAAAAATAAGTCCATTGTTTCCATGCATACCAGCTCCAATTTGAATTAACCACCGGGTCTGTTATATTAGTGGCAGTGAGTAGACAACACCGTTGGAAAGCCCCATGGTTGAGGATCTAAATGATCTTTATATGTCACATAAATGTATACAATTAGGCCTATATGATAGTATGTGATGATAACCGTAAATATAACAGTAAATAAAACACTCAGAGTAGACCGGGGTTGGTTGTCACACTTTTTACTCTTGTATGTATTTTTCAGCACCATTATATCTTACAAGACTATTTTCATTATTAGGAGAAAAAACAAGGTTTTGGTTTGAAATGTGGACCCTTTTCTATCCTCAGGTCATATTCCTACGTGGAGTTATAAGCCATCAAACACACTCTGTCCCCCAGCCGCATCGCAGGGTTGGTTGTCACACAGCATGGGATTGGTTGTCACAATGTTTGCTAGTAGATTCCTTTTCTAACATGAAAGAACAAAGCATATAGTCATAGAAATGGCCTTTCTTTGATTgtgtaaccttcatttaactaggtaagtcagttaagaacatatttacaatgacagcctaccagggaacagtgggttaactgccttgttcagaacaacagatgttttaccatgtcagctcaggaatttgacccagcaacctttcagttactggcccaacactctaaccactaggctaccatattCCTAAAGAAAAACATCAACATTTAACGCTGTGACAATAACAAATGACACGTTGAGTAAAttggtgtgtgtatgcgtgtgtttgcacatgcatgtgtgcgtgtgtgggtgtgacagaaaaaatatgtgtgtgagagagaggtaacaAAGGGAGCTCTTTACAGCACAAAGCACAAAAGAGCTGGGGATTTATTGTACAGTGGCAgtggcaatgtccccaatcaatATGGTTACAATGGGTTGGAGTGTGACAAGGGCGTTTTCATGTAAAAGACTCCATGAGCATTAATATATGTGCACATACAAATTGGTGTTAAATGGAAGCTAAGAggctatatatacatacagttgaagtcggaactttacatacacttaggttggagtcattaaaactcattttagAACAACTCCACAATTGTTTTgttaagaaactatagttttggcaagttggttaggacatctactttgcccATGaatcaagtcatttttccaacaattgttgacagacagattatttcacttataattcactgtatcacaattccagtggatcagacgtttacatacactaagttgactgtgcctttaaacagcttggaaaattccagaaaattatgtcatggctttagaagcgtctgacataatttgagtcaattggaggtgtacctgtggatgtatttcaaggcctaccttcaaactcagtgcctctttacttgacatcatggaaaaatcaaaagaaatcagccaagacctcagaaaaaattgtagacctccacatgtctggttcatccttgggagcaggtaccatgttcatctgtacaaacaatagtatgcaagtatgaacaccatgggaccaaacagccgtcataccgctctagaaggagatgtgttctgtctcctagagatgaacgtactttgatgcgaaaagtgcaaatcaatcccagaacaacagcaaaggaccttgtgaagatgctggaggaaacaggtacaaaagtatctatatccacagtaaaaacgagtcctatatcgacataaactgaaaggccgctcagcaaggaacaagccactgctccaaaaacggcataaaaaagccagactatggtttgcaactgcagatggggacaaagatcgtactttttggagaaaagaaagaaaatgtcctctggtctgatgaaacaaaaatataactatttggccataatgaccatcattatgtttggaggttaaatggggaggcttgcaagccgaagaacaccattccaaccgtgaagcccggggagggcagcatcatgctgtgcaggggctttcctgcaggagggactgcgtcacaaaatagatggcatcatgagggagtatATTCTAccttagagtacagtacagtagagttcagtactgtacagtagagttcagttaaatacagtagagtacagtactgtacagtacagtagagtgtagctcagtggagtacagtagagttccgttaaatacagtacagtagagcagagttctgtagagtacagtacagtatagtacagtagagtagagttcagtacagtagagttcaatacagtaaagaacagtaCTGTACCTTAGAggacagtacagttcagtcaactagagttcagtaaagtacactacagtagaatatagttcagtacattagagtagactagagtacagtacagtagactagagtagagttcagtacagtacagtacactagagttcagtacattacagtagagtaatatagagtatagttcagtacagtacagtacagtagagtagagtacaatataatttactgtattgtactttactatactgttctgaactctactctactgtgccgTACTGTGATCTATGATGCTTTACTGTGATGTACAAACCTGTGAAACATAGACATCTATGATTGGTACACATTTGGTCCAGTCCATACCAACCAAATTTAGTCTGGTTTGGGGgcagagctcattagaataatagccAGTGTATAGAATAACATCCAAACATGAAAAGGAGGATTCTACATTTTTGTACCTTGTgtacctattcaggatacatcaccatgaagagaatgacatcaataattatacatttatgTCTAGCagagatcagggacccatgatgtaaTTCTGTTACCTTGAAATTACCCACAACCAaccacacttttttttttttagaatggAGTTGATTGTGACAACcaaccccacattccatgtgacaaccaacccctgagacaaccaaccctggtctcccctacagtacatacagtacattacatatatTGTTCCCCATTCCGGCATGGTCAGAGTGATGTCATCCAACTTTGACCTTAGAAGTTTATTTTATTAGTGACTGAGTTAGACCACAGTAATATAACCCATATACAGCCTGCAAAACATAACCGATATACAGCCTGCAAAACATAACCCATATACAACCTGCAAAACATAACCCATATACAGCCTGCAAAACATAACCCATATACAGCCTGCAAAATATAACCCATATACAGCCTGCAAAACATAACCCAGGTCCTGGAGACCAAAATTACAATAATAACACAAGTAGACTATACAAttttgtaacgggtttcttcttcctcctctgaggaggagtagtaggaaggatcggaggaccaaaatgcagcgagGTATGTATCCATAATGTAATTTAATGGAAAAGGAATACAAAAtgcaaaagaacaagagaatccaaatgaaaaccgaaacggtcccgaatggtgcaaacactgaaacggaaaaataatcacccacaaatcaagggtgaaaacaggctacctaagtatggttctcaatcagggacaacgattgagaaccataccaggccaaacacagaaatcccaaatcatagaaaaaaagaacatagactgcccactgcaactcacgccctgaccatactaaaacgaagacaaaacaaaggaactaaggtcaaaaCATGACAAATTTGAGTATAAAACATGACTTGCATCAGATTTAAGACTTAATTCATAATTAAAGTTAAATGACAAACATTGGCATTTTCCATAACAACTTCAAGAAGAAGAGTCCTCTGTTTAAATAAGTATCATAAGAAATGTTTTACAATTAAAAAGCTTCCAGGCCTTTAATAAGTAACAGTGAAGTACAAGCCGATGATAAACTTCCTATTTGCACAGGCAGAGAAGGCCATCAGAACAGTGTATTGTGCTAACAACCTAATGCTACTGTATGCACTAGCACAGTATAGCACAGAGCTCTGTGTTAtgcaacagtacagtacatcagCTTAAGTGGAAAAAGATGTAGCTCTATGTTCTGTTCAACTATTCTTCAAAAGGAATAACTCGAGGTTTAGTTGATTGCACGGATGAAAAATAGAAAATAACTGTCTAAAAAGCCTTTTTATCCAGTTGTCAAGCCCATTACTATATCATATGAATTTGCATGCCACAAAACCTCGTGAGACCTTTTCAAATATAAATGGGCAACCCTGGCATTTCTCAGGCATTTAAAAGCACCCAGGCCTCAGCTTGTGGTTTGTGAAAAGGTTATCCTCACATTTGGCCGTTCTTTTACACAACGCACATGTTGCCATCCTGAATCCTTACAGACGAGCTTGTAAAGAGTTTCATTTGGCAACATTTGGTTTCACTGAATCTATAATGGAAACCTAGCAGGCCAGCCATACACCGAGTCAGCTCTTCTCAAGACCCCAACTAAGGAAGGAAAACCAAGTCCAAGGAGCAGGTGATTGAGTGTGGTGTCTGGGGGTTGTAGGTTGCGTTGGAGGCCTTACCTGCGGGCTGAAGCCCATGCTGGAGGAGGTAGAGTGGTGTCCCGCTGGACGGCTGCTGACAGAAAAGGGCAAAGCCAGGCTGGTGATGGGCGAGCTCCGGGTGCAGATGGGTGAGTGTGGAGGTCCTGAGGAGCTCACAGACGATGGGATGAGCAGAGATGGGTGCAATCGGTGAGCACCCATTCTCCTATGGGCGTGGTGTGAGCGGAGCGATGGTGAGGACAGCTGACCGGAGGggtctgtgagagagagggaggacaggaacaAGGTTGATGTACACCTTATACACACATCTCCAACATATTGTCATCAGTGTCGCTAAATTCAAAGCAGGCCTCTTCGGGTGGACATGCTGGTGAACCAACATTTAATCAATTATTATATTGTATAACAAACATGGATCCACTCATATTATTTGATCCCATGAAAACACAGGGCTCAAATGGTTTCTGTATTTAGAATCTGGTCTGAAATGTATATTCAAAGCCTTACATTGCTGATACGCAAGGGGGAAATTAGCATAAAGTGTGTCCTGAGCTGGTTGTGTTAAATCATTCTAAAGCCTTCTGTAGGATTTCCCTCCATATATCCAACAACAGAATAGGAGACTGCCCACTTCACCTAGCCTCCTATACAGGATAGTATTACCTTCCACAGAAAGACTGAACTATGTGGAATGAGACACCTTCTGAGAAAAGCGGACAAGAGGACAGGTATGGACAGGGCTACACTTTCAACATTATATTATCTGTGTGGTGtaaaatgtttgcagttttttaAATGATTTCTGAGCGAGATTGACTAAAACAATTTTCCCCCATAAATgttttaataataatattaattggtttattttattgtatttatcCGAGAGCTTTCAAATGGATATCTGAGTGATACTGACCAACAAAATCAATGGGAGGCCCCCTGCCGGTAATTTCACAATGATAACAGGGTAGATAGATACTGTAACTGGCTCTAAACAAATTTAGCAATCTAAAAAATTGGCTAATTGACCTactatcagtgactgacataacaagaggaaaAACAGTGACGCACAACCAAGTTTCGAAATTGAACCTTGTAGATTCTATTATTTGAACTCGGAACAGCAAATTGAGACCACGACTGAGAACCCCcctcaattttttttatttatttattttttatccgaGGGCCTTCAAAAGAGGGTTGTGGGCTGCCAGTTGCCCATCTCTGATTTTAAACATTCTTAATCAGGATTTAGTGAAAGGCAaatctatatgtgtgtgtaatcttAAAACAATAAATTGACACATTTATTATACATACTCGGAGTATCAATTTAGCCTGTAGTTAATAAAACCACCATTTGTACTGCAAAAACCAACCAGTCCAAACCTATTGAAATTCCAATCCATCAAATAGAAATGTCAACACCTCAATTCAAAGTTAATTTAATAGGCTCTGTTACATTTGTTAAATTCGTGGCACAAATGATATACACACCAACATAAAAAACACATGAGCTTTAGAAAAACAATAAAACATGGGTAGACAAACAGCATAAATGTAATTTGTGTCAACATGAACTTTGGTCACATAAATCACTGTGTTAAGAGAGTTT harbors:
- the LOC135522250 gene encoding retinoic acid receptor RXR-alpha-B-like, whose protein sequence is METKPFLSFGFLKSQCSVAPPPQRWCPGETGGSPTACLCFTGICPLHQPRRPTDPSGQLSSPSLRSHHAHRRMGAHRLHPSLLIPSSVSSSGPPHSPICTRSSPITSLALPFSVSSRPAGHHSTSSSMGFSPQLSFPVIPSSSIIISTEDIKPPLGQNRWLKVPSQPTCTCLSFNKHICAICGDRASGKHYGVYSCEGCKGFFKRTVRKELTYTCRDNKDCLIDKRQRNRCQYCRYQKCLAMGMKREAVQDERQRAKERRESEADSLGCANEDMPVERIEEAELAVELKTKTCIKGSLGVPTNSPNDPVTNICQATDKQLFNLVEWAKMIPHFSELALDDQVILLRAGWNELLIASFSHRSITVNDSILLANGLQLHRNSAHSAGVGSIFDRVLTELVSKMRDMLMDKSELGCLRAIVLFNPDSKGLSNPGEVEALREGVYASLEAYCKHKYPGQPGRFAKLLLRLPALRSIGLRFLEHRFFFKLIGDTPVDTFLTEMLEAPRQMTKQHCS